AATTTTGTGTAACGTCGTATCATGTATTAGTTTGCTCTATTAATTGTAGACCAAAACCTACGTGGTTTTTGTCGGTAGGAAGCCTAGAGTGTACGATAGATGGTCCGAGGCAAACGCCCAAGTTTGTCGTTTCCCTGGTGTGTGTTACCAAGGTTATGAAAGTAGGGCAGCTGCAGAGGAAGCATACAACGCTTCTTTACCAAAACCAGTTGCTGTCGACATTTTGAATGACTCGAATTGCTCAAGTTCTACTACTACTGCATCTTGTACTCGAGAAACAAATCAAACTAAGACATTAGCGGACCTAGTAAAGGAAGTATCTGATTTAGGTCGTGAGAATCACAATCTAGGCATGAAATTGGAGAAGTTTTCTGAGGAGATACGAAAGTTATTGGAGGAAATCGAAAATGGTTCTGTTAGTAGCTATTTTTGGGTATTAAGCTTGGTTCTGTTATTTTAGTAAATGGAAAATCCACCTTACATAACTTGATGTATCTGGTTTATCCAACTCGCAAAAGATAAACAGTTGGTTCATCAAAAATTGCAAACACATCAACCAAAAACACCCTAAACCCGTTACCATTACTCACCACGAAACAAGCTTTAAACAAAGCAAATCCTTGCACGGTCACCTACTCGTTTGAACAATGCCAGATCATTATGATTGTTGAATAGCAACTTAGTGGCAGCCACTTGCTCGTCCTCCGAAAGCTCAGTCAGACTTTGCAATGCAGCAAGTACCGTATCTTGCACTTCTGAAATTTTCTCCTGAGAAGACATTTCCTTGATCAAGTGTGACATCGTATCTTTCGTTATGTCAGCGAGGTTGTTGATTGCTTCAACTATGGAGTCATCATGCTCGTTTATTTGCttctttttcttactttcggaACTTGCACCTTCAACTGATTTTGACGTAGGCGTATGCGTTTCGGGTATGGAATCATCAGCACCGTCAGTCGTGTTAAAAGTACGATTCTCTCCAAGGAACTCTTCATAAGGCAGTTCGTTACCCAATTTCAGAACTTGTTGTAGCACATTCTCAAAATGCTTTGATTGATCCCCAGTTGCTCGATCGTTTCCGAATATTTCACACCAGTAACCGTAGTGTGACCACTGTTTATGTTGCATTGATCGTAAGCTTGGTTCGTGCTGCAGCAGATGCAATTACAATGGTTCAGTGAATGAGTTACGTAACTGAAGGTCAAAATACGTGGACATACATACCTTCACAATAGATTCCCATGTCTCATCCGTTACATCGATCGTGTTCTCAGTGTCATTCCATCCGACTCCACTTTTGGATAGCAAAGTCATCAATTACTATGTGTTTTCTTCCACACatgaatttttgaatttatatgAGGATTACTACGTAAAGTAGTACCTGGTATTGCTGTCTGCATTGCGTTCTCCAACAGATTCAAGTAACCCGCTTTAAAACCATTATCACTTTTCCAACCCTTCGTGATAATCTCTTTAAGCGATTGTATTAACACGTCTTCCTCACGACCGGTCCAACTTCTCCGTGTCTTATCCACTTTCTTACACCACCCACTGCCACTCGCAGAAGCTGCTACACTGTCCATGCTTACAAAAAAGCTTCAAGTACGAAGTCTGCCATGATATCAAAGTAGTTAGTATATATGATATTCAATCCAAAGTTGAAGGCAGTAGAATTTACGAATGGATGTTCAATTCAAAGCATTTCAATAAACCAACATTGTTGATAACACATAGTTCAAACAGTAGCTTTCAtgaacaaaacaactaaaaaaaaGGCACAATAATGAAAAAGATGAAAGATGTCCAACTACAGACCACACTAACAATGAATCTTTACAATAcaaatgtagtatcccgatgcctaatttgagttaattattggattaattgtatttcggtgggatcggaaggaccgaaccgggttcggatcgtccgaagttggttcggatcgtccgaagtgggttcggatggaccgttctgttcggagtcagacgagtcatgtcatgtcagagttcggatcgtccgatcagggttcggatcgtccgaagacaggtggctggacacgtggaagacatgcagagttcggatcttccgaagtggatcggatcttccgaagtgcaccggatcggatcttccgaagtggatcggatcttccgatcgttgtctataaatagaagcgcgaggcttcacttttcactcgccaattccgatagttccagagcgttttagtcgtttctgatgggtttctagtcttttcccgaggttcgggcactagcggggagctactggttttgtagcggagctgtgctctagttgggggctagcggcatcagtgggctgactacggacgcaggtatagttctgggttccctttgagatttgggagtatctattagtctagttaaggcttttagatgtggtttagtgatatggtatcacttggattgtaggcttgattctagggctgattgctaggatctactggtttgaggtacgaaagtactatccgagatagcaggattgagtatgctttactatgtgttgcatgtttatatgttgcattattatctgtcatatgatgcatggtttattatgcggcatttgcataatcatgttgagcctgattatctttgagatagcctgttgagagggtgctcagccctcgtttgttgtggatggttggaccccgttggccgacggtggtcaggtcaccggtatatccacaggtttattttggtatgggagccacctcctggtgcgacggtgcagagtgctacataccttgacgtcatttacctgagcagtatttcgatatacccagatcctggtatccagtacattttgcatacatgcatgtcatagttttgtatactcatgctttcggtgctgagcg
This region of Primulina eburnea isolate SZY01 chromosome 14, ASM2296580v1, whole genome shotgun sequence genomic DNA includes:
- the LOC140811127 gene encoding uncharacterized protein; translated protein: MTLLSKSGVGWNDTENTIDVTDETWESIVKHEPSLRSMQHKQWSHYGYWCEIFGNDRATGDQSKHFENVLQQVLKLGNELPYEEFLGENRTFNTTDGADDSIPETHTPTSKSVEGASSESKKKKQINEHDDSIVEAINNLADITKDTMSHLIKEMSSQEKISEVQDTVLAALQSLTELSEDEQVAATKLLFNNHNDLALFKRVGDRARICFV